Within the Thermosynechococcus sichuanensis E542 genome, the region CGTTGTCGAAAATGGGCTTTTTGTCAATGTAGCCGATGTCATCCTCATTGGTGAGATTGTGGATGGCCAGCCCCGTGTCCGTGAGATGGGTTAGCCGTTTTCCCTTCATTTCTCAAAACGAAGTAAGAGCCTCGTTCCTGTGATCAATCTCTCAACCCATCGGTGATTGAGGCCTTAGGCGGCAACAGGGTTGCCATTAATAATCGGAGTATCCACTCCATAGGAGCTTCCAATGTCTCTCCACTCCTTCAGCCGCCGGTTGGTCACAGTAGGCAGTATTGCGGTTTCAGGTTTTGTGGTTGCTACTACAGCAGCCCAAGCCAATCCCCCGATTATCGTTAACTGCAATGGTGGTGGTCAAATTTGCGACCAAATGGCTCGTTATAACTTCACCTCTGAAAGCCCGAACTTTGATTACGCCCTACAGGTCACCGCGCCTGCTACTCACTGCTCGGAAGTGAAATATTTCACCACCAATCGTCAGGGACAGCGGGTCGAAACGGAGTTCCTTGGCCCCAACCGTTCAGCCTTTTTGCCCATTGGTGGCAACTGGCAACAGGGAAATCACCCAATTCAAATTGGGGCGATCGGGCGCCAAGGGGGTTGTAATGCGGGTACACTAGGTTCTTGGGGGGTTCAAGTCCGGCCTGTTATTGTTCCCCGCTAATTAGCAATGCACTCCTAGAAACTTTCCTCATCTATGCAAGGGTCAGTGGCAACAACACTGGCCTTTTCTGGTGCTTGTTTTTGGCTGACTTGGCCGATTTGTTTTCTACGGTAGTCGCTACCCTTGGCTTAGTGAGGGAGAATGTCACAGTTGCGAACACCAAAGGGGACATGTACTGAGGGAATTGAACCCGCTGCTGATTCTAGATGGGTCAGTTGATCATCAAAGAAAATATGCGGCTTGAGTTGCTTGAGCACCCGTAATTTCTCCATACCGCCAAGGAAAAAGGTTTCATCAGGCATGACGCCCCAACTATTGAGGGTGGTAACCACCCGTTCACTAGCAAGGATATTGCGTGCCGTCACAATCGCAATCCGCAACAGCCGCTGATAGCTGGCATCCTGCTGCTCTTTTGCCATTTCTAACTGTTGAAAGGCTGCCAGTTTCTTAAAAAGATCGCTCAATGGCCCCGGATTGTGGGGAATATTGGCCTTTTGCAGTTCATGGGCTTGAAATTGCTCAAGATCCCCGTGGCGAAAGACAGCTTCAGCCTCGTCATCCGCTAGCACGCCGTCAAAGTCAAAGGCAATGCGTAACTCAGCATCCTCCTCGTAATCGGTAATGGGCGATCGAATCACCATGCCCGCTGGATACCCGGCAGCGATCGCCTGCTGCACATCCGTTGCATTGGCCGAAAGAAACAGAGACACATTAAAGGCGGGAATGTAGGGATGGGGGGATTTTCCGCCCAAAAATGCGGCGCGGGTAATGTTCAGGCCATAGTGTTGGATGGAGTAGAAAACCCGCTGACCTGTATCCGGGTCATTTCTGGAAAGGAGCACCACCTCGACGGGTTCTTGTTCTGGATAGGCGCGGTTGAGATTCAAGAAGCGACGAATAAAAGGAAACGCCACCCCTTTGGGCAGCACATCGTATTTCCTTTCCCGTTGAAATTGGCGGTACTTTTCGGTACCCTCATTGCGAAAGACCTCATCCGCTTCCCCCAAGTCAAAGAGGGCACTGGAGGCCACGGCAATCACTAATTTCTTCTCAATTGGGTATCCCATTGCTGACTCTTTGATACTGGGATTGAAGAGCAGTCCGTAATTGGGCGATCGCCCCCTGCCAATCGCCCCGCTGGGGCTGACGAATTAACTGTGCCGAAGGATACCAAGGCGATCGCGATCCCTGCCAGAGCCACCGCCAATCCGCCACAAAGGGTAGCAATATCCACAGGGGCTTTCCTAGGGCACCCGCCAAGTGTGCCACCGCTGTATCAATCGTTACCACGGCATCCAACTGCTGGATTAAAAACGCTGTATCCAGAAAATCCCCCATGTAGGACTGGCAGTCAATCACGCCCGCCTGCCGTAGTTGTTCCGCCTCTGCGGGCGATCGCTCCTTTTGCAGGCTATACCATTGCACATCAAACTCTCGCAACAGCGGTAGGAGATACTCAAGGGGACAAGACCGCTGAGCCCTAGTGCGCGCTTGACTATGGCTGGCCCAGACTAAACCAATCCGGGGTTTGGCAACATTAAAAATGCTTTGGGGTGGGTGGGCAGGCAACGGGAAATAGGGCTTGAACTTGGGAAAATGGTCTTTATCAATGCCCAAGTAGCGGGGCAGGCTCAGCAAGGGGGTATGGTAATCAAAGGGGGGAGGCGTCTCCTCGGTGCTGATTACATCAATCCCCGGCAACATTTGACAAAGGCGTACCAGAGGTGGATAAGCAGCAAAAATCACCCGTTGGGCACGCTGCGCCATCAAGGGCAGTAAGCGCACAAACTGAATGCAATCCCCTAGCCCCTGCTCACTATAGACAAAGAGGGTTTTCCCCTCTAGGGATTGGCCTTGCCAACGGGGTTGAGGATAGGTGCGCAATCCGCCGCTGGGTTGCTGCCAACGCCATTCATACTCCTCCCATCCCTCTCGGAAACGTCCCAGCATTAGGAGTACAAGGGCAAAGTTGAGCCGCACCTCCACAGCATCAGGGTCTAGGGCGACCGCTTGGCGAAAGTGGTGCAGGGCAGCTTGCGGATCTCCCGTTTCCAGAAGCGCGGTGGCCAACCCGGCATGGGCCGTACTGTTGAGGGGGGCAAGACTCAGACAGCGTTGGTAGTAACTGATCGCTCCAGTAAAGTCCGCTTCGCTGAGGCAAATTTGCCCCAGTTGCAGGAGTGCCTGTTGATGCTTATGTTCTCGTAGCAGCACTTCTTGGTAGCGATCGCGCGCCGCTGCGAGGTTGCCCTGTAGATGCAAAGCGTACCCCAGATTGTAGTGGGCTGCTAGCAGTTCTGGATTAGCACTCAAGGCTGCCTGAAACTGGCGAATCGCTGCTGCATAGTTTTTCAGTTCGAGATAGACACTACCCAAATTGTTGTGGACATCGGCTTGGCCGGGTTCGAGATACAGCGACTGTTCATAGCAGGCACTGGCTTCGGTGAGATTGCCTTGGGCGTGCAGACAGAGACCCAAGTTATACAGGGTGGTGGGCAAGTCGGGATTCAAGGAGAGAGCTTTTTGGTAGCAGGCGATCGCCCGCTCCGTCTCTCCCAAATCCAGATAGGCATTCCCTAAGTTGCTATGGGCTTCCACCCACTCTGGCTTGACTTCAAGGGCACGTTGATAGTGGGGAAGAGCCGCCCTTGGTTGCTCAAGCAGATCATGGAGAACAATAGCGAGCCGATAATGGGCAGGGGCATACCAAGGATCAAGGGCGATCGCCTTTTCGTAGGCTTTTTGTGCTTCAAGGGGCTGTGCCAGTTGTTCAGCGATCAAGCCCAATAGATAGTAGGCTTCTGGCTGTGGGTTTTCCTCAATCATCTGGCGTGCATACTGCTGTGCTCCGCTCCAGTGCTGTTGTTGATAGAGTTGCCAAGCCTTTTTTAGCGGCGAGGCGGTTCGCCATCCAAAGATACCCACGGTGACTACGATGAACAGTTATTCAAATAATAGGCAACAGCGGTGGCGATCGTAGAATTTCCATTGAGATCTAAGGGAGTGGGATCTTGGGGCGGCTGCGGTTGTGCGTGCAAAAAGTGCCAGTGGCCGCTAAAAAACTCTTCATGGCTGAGAATTTGATGGAAATGATGTGCCTGCAATCCCGCCACCAAAACGGGGCCTTCGGCAAAATCATCACGGCGAATGGTTGCCACCGGTACCCCCAAGCGACAGGCCTCCGCATAGGTGCCATAGCCGGGCTTCGAGACGACCCGACCACAGAGGGACATCACATCCACGGGGCGCAGTTGACGGCCACAGAGCTTGAGTAGATTCGGTATTTCCTCGGGAGCAGCCGCATCAAAGGTGAGGAATTGCCAATCGGGAAAATCCTTGAGTGCTTCATAGGGAATGGCCTGCAAGCTCAAGCCACCAAAGGTCAACAAAACCGTGCGATCGCGGGGGGTAGCAAGGCCAAGGCGCTGCCGCAGCTCCTCTGGTTCAAAACGCGGCTCCGCACCCGTCAGTCCCACAGGTTCTTTGTGGGAAAAGGCATTGAGGGGTTCTGCAAAGGGCAGTTGAAACAGGCGATCGCACCGCCGATACAGATCACTTACCCAATCCGCAATCTCAGTAAAGTCATCGCCAAAGGAACGATAGATAAAATCCCAGCCAAAGTTACTCACCATCCAACAGGGCACCCCCGCCGCCTGGGCGATCGCCCCCGCTAAAGGGGGAATATCCGCCAGCACCAACTGTGCTTGATTTTGCCGAATAAAGTCGGCCTCGGCACGGATTAACTCAGGGGCTGCCGCCTGAAGTTCCAAGAGCTTGGCACGGGTTGCTGCCAAATCCATGTGCAGACTATCGGCCTGTACCACCCCCAGATCAAGGGCACGGGGACGATGAATAAACTCCCCCTCCAAATTTGCCTGCAACAACCAATAGGGAGCTGCCGTCACGATCAGTGGCAAGAGATCAGGTACTTGGCGGCGAATAGCATTCACCAGCGCCGTTGTCCGCGCCACATGACCAAAGCCATGATTTGTGATTGCCACGTAGAGAGTCGGTCGAGCCACAGGATTGTTCTCGCCAAAACAGAAGCGATCTTAACATTTGTAACAACGCTCCATTCGTGTCCCAAGCATCTTTTTCTGAAACGAGATGGGAACAGAGTGATCAGTGTAGCCTGTCTTTACTCTCTGGGTATAGCTTGGGATGAAACATTCCCAAAATTATGTAGAGGCAAAGTACCCGCAACGCAAACGCATTCCTGCCCCCTCCTGCAGAAAAGGGTGGTGTCTATAATAGATTTATTCCAGTCTATTCAAATAAATCATAAGATAGATTTATTGGTGGTATTTATAAATTTGTGTTGCTTTTTGTGAAGATATGTAACATACTGTTGACTAGGAGGCAGAGATAAGCATAGCAACACGCTAGACGTTCAACATCTCTGAAGCTGTATGACCTATACCACCGATACTCGTTTCACTCCCTCAACACTGGCCACAGCCGTTCAAGAGGTCACCACTCTTTTCAACTGCCTGAGTGTGGATGACAAACTAGGACTTCTGTGGTTCATCTACACCGAAACGGGTCGTTCGATTACAGCCGCCGCCCCCGGTACGGCTCGCCTACAACTAGCGGAAGGGCTGCTCAATCAGGTCAAAGCACTCAGTTTTGATGATCAACTTCAATTCATGCGGGACTTGGTGGCCAATGTGGACACCCCTCTCACCCGTGCCTACGGTGTCTTTAGCCCCAACACCAAGCTCGCCTTCTGGTATCAACTGGCAGAACTGATGAAACAGGGGTTTGTGGTACCTGTACCCCCCGGTTACACTCTGAGCCGCGATGCCGATCGCGTGTTTGAAGCGATCAAAGCCCTTGACTTTGGTCAACAGATTACCGTCCTGCGGAATGCGGTGGTCGCCATGGGTGTGGATCCGCTTGCCGTCTAATTAAGATGCCATGGGTTACGCAAGGGGGCAACTCGCTCCCTTTTTTTGTCTTGATTCAAACCACTGAGGAAATGAAAATATGACCCATCTTGCTCAAGAGAGTCCCATTCTTGGCATTGATCAACCGACACTCATTGCCTATTTTGCGGCTCTCAATGACGAACGCTATGAAGACGTGGCTGCCCTGTTTGCTGAGGAGGGAGTTCTCTATCCCCCCTTTGAGGATCCGGTAATTGGCCGGGGGGCGATCGCCCACTATCTCCACCTCGAAGCTGTGGGTATGCAAGCAGAACCCCTTAAAGGAGAACGACTGAGCACAGAGGGCACAGAACGTCGCTACCGTCTCGTCGGCAGAGCCAAACTCCCCCTCTTTAGTGTGAATGTCGCTTGGCAATTTGGCCTCAATGCTGAGGATCAAATCACATTTGTCAAAGTGGATTTACTGGCAACCTTGGAAGAACTCCTCAGCTATCAGCCTCTGCGTCAGCAGCGCTAGGGCGACCGGCAAACACTTCGGACTCTAAAGCCTCAACGCGATCGCGCAAATTGTGGAGAATGCCCGAATGACTCAGGCGTACTGCTGCTAACTGTTCCCGCAGGCGATCGTAGTTTTCGGGCAGTTGTTGGCGTAGATGAATCACCTCACGGCTAAGGGCATTGACCCGTCGCTCGAGGTCTGCCACTCGTTCAGGGAAGTGTTCCGCTTGGGCATAATACTTACAGATAATGTCAACAATTGCCGCTTCAAGGCTAGTAAACTGATGCTCCCGCTGATAGGCATACAGCCAACCGAGAACATCTGGTGGTAAGTGCTCCGTAATCTCCGACTCAGAATTCACGATTCCATCCTGTGGCAGTCCGTATTTCTATTTTGTCGCTTTAGGGAGAGCACTGTGAGAGGGGCGAAGTAGGGGAATAGAGGCTTGCAGTCAGGTCAGTCCACTGCCATTAAGCAAAAACTTGGGAGGCGTCAGCCAAAAGAGTTGGCTATTACCAAGGGGATCGGTTGCTGGCACCTTGAGGCCAATGATGCCTGCTTTCTTGAGTTGGATGTGTCCCAAGGCTTTGCCGCAGATGAGCAGTTCTGTCCAGTGACTGAGATTGGGTTCATGACCCACCGCCATTAGGGCACCCTCATGTTCTTGACGCCAGTGGCTGAGCCAATGGAGCCATTCTTGCAAGCTGCCACTCGGCGCCAGCAGGTCAGAGATCATGAGATCGGGGGCAACCCCCACTTCAAGGAGAATTTCTGCCGTTTGCCGTGCCCGCACGAGGGGTGAGGAGAGAATGAGTTCTATCTCAATGCCTAAATCGAGTAACCGCCGCGCGATCTGATAGGTTTTCTTTTCGCCTTTGGCCGTCAAGGGGCGATCGCTATCACTACCTTCAAAGACCTCCCGTTCCACCGCGATGCCATGGCGAAAAAAAAAGACTGTTAAATCCGTCATAGAGACCTAAAACGTAATGACTGCCAACAGTGCCTTACTCTGTGCCGTGGAGGACATTGTTCTTGGGATTAACGAGATGGAGGAGCTTTTGCTTAATCTGTGTATCGTAAACGCTCCACTTGAGTTTAGCGTATTCTGGATTCTCATTAAGACCCGACAGGAAGCCTACCGGAATTTCAAAACCGCCGGCTTGGGAGCGACCACCACCAAAGAACCGTCCTTGCCCATCCTTACCAAAGGCCTCTTTGATAAATTCATCCGGGTCAAGGGTAATTTTTGTTGTGCGCAGCGAACCAATAATCAGTTCCACCTCCTCATCTTCGTCGTGGACAAGGCCATAGACAACGGCAGTGTGGACGTTCTCTTCGGTAACGAGGAAATCCGCCGCTTGGGGAATGGCATCGCGGTCTTCGTAGCGGATATAACCCACGCCGGAAATTGAGAAATTGTTGTGAATGGAGCGGTTTTTTAGCGATCGCTCGATCACATCCATCACCTGCTTTGAGCGGTGGGACTGCAAAATCGTATTCAGCAGTTGATAATCAATAAAACGACTCAGGAAAGCGGCTGCCAGAAAATCCTCTTCTTTGGCTTGTTTAAGGCAGTCAGTGTCGGAGCGCAGGCCATGCATCAGCGCCGTGGCGCATTTCACATGAACCGGGTTGCTGCTGTCAAGGGTGAGCAGTCCCGCTTGCAGGTATTGGGTAAAGATGGTAGCCGTGGCGCGGGTCGTTGGTCGAATGTCGGTAAACTCGGCTTGAATGGCTTCTTGGAGACTGTGGTGATCAATGATGGCGATCGCGGGTAGGCCAGCCTCCTGCACCATGGGCAGCAATTGGCTAGTGGTGCCTTGGTTGTCAATGAGGACGTAGCCTTGGTAACAGGTACAATCCCGCTGATCTTTATTTTTCGTACCTTGCACCGCCCAGCGTACCAAAGGCATCCCCGTCAACCGCACTAGGGTAATGTTTTCCTGATGGCTCAGGGCACCGGCGTAGGCAATATCGCACTGAATCTCAAATTGCTCCGCAATCAGCTTATAGGTCCATGCCGAAGAAAGGGCATCAGGGTCAGGAAAATCTTGGAGAATAATCAACTGCCGCGTGCCGCGATGGCGTTCCAGCATTTGCCGCAGCGCTTCGGCACGAGGGTCACTCAAGCGAACTTGTGCCTTCACCAAATCTGTCGTGCTCGCCTCCGATTTCACCCGTGCGTTACCATTCAGTTCAGGGTGAGTGGAACTCGAATCACTGGCGATAGGGTCAGTTAACTCTAGTGAATGGGGAGATTGCATAGTTGTTTCAGCGTTGGATTGCAGGGTTAAACCCAATGGGGAACGCGCAGAAGAGAATTGTCGTCACCATACCGTCAACGACTCTATCTCGATCTTGGCAGATATTTTATCGTTTGGCATCCCCCCTTGGACAGCGGTTGCGCCAGTGGCGATCGTCCCATCCTTGGCAACCTTTAGCCTTTACTCTAGCGATCGCCCTCTTTTTGGCAGGAACCCACAGGGTGACAGCGCAGCAGGTCTGGCGGGGCAGTGAATCTGTACCCTTGCAAAAAGCTTACGAGCACTGGCAGCAAAAGCACATCCTCTATTTGGCTGAAACCCACGATAGCGTGGCCGATCATCAGGCACAACTGCTTATTTTGCAGGAGTTGCAGCGGCGGGGGCGTCCGCTAGCGATCGCCCTTGAGATGATTCAGCGACCCTTTCAAGCCGCCCTCGATGCCTACATTGCCGGTGAAATGACCGAAATGGAATTGCTAGAGCAAACCCAATATGCCCAGCGCTGGGGCTTCCCTTGGTCACTGTATGCACCGATTTTTCGCTTTGCCAAGGAGCAGCAGATTCCCCTGATTGCCCTGAATACCCCCACTGAAGTGACCCGCCAAGTGGCACGCCAAGGCCTAGAGAGTTTAGGGGAAGAGGATTTTCGCTATATTCCGCCCCTCAGGGACATTGACTTGAGCAACACCGCCTATCGCGATCGCCTGCAGGAGATTTTTGTGGCTGCCCATCAAGGGGTGAGCCACAGTATGAATTTTGACTTCTTTTACCAAGCCCAAGTCCTTTGGGATGAAACAATGGCCAAAGTCATTGCTAAATATCATCAGCGGCATCCCGATCGCCTGATTGTGGTGTTAACAGGGCGGGGTCATGTTTATTTTGGCGATGGTATTCCCCAGCGGGTACAGCGACGACTCTCCCCCAACCTCCGCCAAGCCATTATCCTCCTCAATCCCACCGCGATGGAAAAAGCCAAACCCCGCATCGCTGACTGGTTCTGGCAAAATGATCCCTCTCTTTAACCTAATCAGCCAAGCCATGTTCAAGGGCAAAGCGTACGAGTTCTGTGCGACTACTGGTACCTGTTTTCACAAAGAGGCGACTGACGTACTTTTCAATGTTGCGGACACTGGTATTCAGTTGGCTAGCAATTTCCTTATTCATCAGACCCTTGACCACCAGTTGCAGAACACTGGCTTCACGGGGGGTGAGATCCAGTTGAATTGGGGGGGCAGTGGGGTTACGTTTGCCCTGTTGGACGAGCATTGCCCGCAGTTCAGCAATTTGTTGGGCTAGATTGGCAAGATTGGGTTCCGCCTCATCACGCGCAGCCGCTTGGCGCCGCAGCAAATTTTTAATAATGGCCACCAATTCATCGGGGTCAAAGGGTTTGGCGAGGTAAGCATCACAGCCAGCATCATAGCCCTGGATGCGATCGCGCTTCATGCCCCGCGCTGTGAGGAAGATCACGGGAATATGGCTGAGATGGGGCTGTTGGCGCACCGCTTCCAAAAAGGCGTAGCCATCCATCTGCGGCATCATAATATCCGTAATGATCAGGTCGGGCACATTGGTTTCTAGGTATTCCAGAGCCGCTTGACCATTGGCCACCGCTGTCACTGCAAAGCCACTGTCCTCTAAATAGGCCGTTACCGCTTCACGTACCCCCGGTTCATCATCCACCAGCAATAATTTTGCTGTCATTGCATCTCTCCTAGTCCTGTAGAACCCAATCTACTCATGGTTTACTATTATTGGCAGTATCTGTGTGGAATGTTTTAATGGCGATTATTGCGCTGCGGGCATGGTACCTACCGCAGTATGAACCCCTCGAACACATTGAGCAACGCCCCCACGATCTACGGCTCAACAAAACTAGTTTGCTGAAAACAGCATTGCGGGCAGATTTTCTTGATGACTTAGAAACAGTGCAGCGTTCCGAGTGGTTTCAGCGCTATCGCCTTGGGGAAACGGTGGAATTTTATATTGAGGGGAGCGGCAGCTATACGATCGCCAACATTGATGTTCTCAGTCATGAAATCTACTTCATCAAGAGCGATCGCCTGAGTTACTTGGAACCAACCCTCTTTTTCAGTGCCGCCGATCGCCCCAGTAGTGACGAGATTCGCACCGCCCTCAAAGCATTTGTGACCAATACCCCCAGTCGTTTCCCCTTGGAACTGGTCGAAAGCCCACGCTCAGCCACTGCTCCTCTCCGTCTGGATAGTCCTGCCATCACCCAATTGCGTCGCTCACTGCTGTTTATTGCCGATGGCACAGCGGTTGAGAATGGCCAGTTGCCCACCATGATTGCCCTAGAACTCGGCTACGCCCTTGCCAGCAAACGCCGCCATCAAATCCTTGTCATTCAGCAGGAGCACCCCAGCCAGCGGGCACCTCTTCCAATTGAAGTTCCCAGTCGTCAGCGCCTCATCTATAGCGATTCCCAAGAGCTAGCCGAGAAGTTGACCCCCGTGCTGCAAACCCTCTTGGAGCCGTTTAAGTTTTCTTTTCATTGACTCGACTTCCCTAACTTTTCATTGACTCGACTTCCCTCAAAGGAAGCCCGTTTCGGGAATAGACCAAGAATCAACGAACGAGATCGTAAAGCAAGGGGGAAGGAACGCCAGCCGCCAAAAGGAGGCGCGGTAGAGTGGGCAGGACGCGGCAGCAATGCTGAATGAAGTTATGAATCC harbors:
- a CDS encoding 5'-nucleotidase, which produces MGYPIEKKLVIAVASSALFDLGEADEVFRNEGTEKYRQFQRERKYDVLPKGVAFPFIRRFLNLNRAYPEQEPVEVVLLSRNDPDTGQRVFYSIQHYGLNITRAAFLGGKSPHPYIPAFNVSLFLSANATDVQQAIAAGYPAGMVIRSPITDYEEDAELRIAFDFDGVLADDEAEAVFRHGDLEQFQAHELQKANIPHNPGPLSDLFKKLAAFQQLEMAKEQQDASYQRLLRIAIVTARNILASERVVTTLNSWGVMPDETFFLGGMEKLRVLKQLKPHIFFDDQLTHLESAAGSIPSVHVPFGVRNCDILPH
- a CDS encoding glycosyl transferase encodes the protein MARPTLYVAITNHGFGHVARTTALVNAIRRQVPDLLPLIVTAAPYWLLQANLEGEFIHRPRALDLGVVQADSLHMDLAATRAKLLELQAAAPELIRAEADFIRQNQAQLVLADIPPLAGAIAQAAGVPCWMVSNFGWDFIYRSFGDDFTEIADWVSDLYRRCDRLFQLPFAEPLNAFSHKEPVGLTGAEPRFEPEELRQRLGLATPRDRTVLLTFGGLSLQAIPYEALKDFPDWQFLTFDAAAPEEIPNLLKLCGRQLRPVDVMSLCGRVVSKPGYGTYAEACRLGVPVATIRRDDFAEGPVLVAGLQAHHFHQILSHEEFFSGHWHFLHAQPQPPQDPTPLDLNGNSTIATAVAYYLNNCSS
- a CDS encoding nuclear transport factor 2 family protein, translating into MTHLAQESPILGIDQPTLIAYFAALNDERYEDVAALFAEEGVLYPPFEDPVIGRGAIAHYLHLEAVGMQAEPLKGERLSTEGTERRYRLVGRAKLPLFSVNVAWQFGLNAEDQITFVKVDLLATLEELLSYQPLRQQR
- the sixA gene encoding phosphohistidine phosphatase SixA; protein product: MTDLTVFFFRHGIAVEREVFEGSDSDRPLTAKGEKKTYQIARRLLDLGIEIELILSSPLVRARQTAEILLEVGVAPDLMISDLLAPSGSLQEWLHWLSHWRQEHEGALMAVGHEPNLSHWTELLICGKALGHIQLKKAGIIGLKVPATDPLGNSQLFWLTPPKFLLNGSGLT
- a CDS encoding tetratricopeptide repeat protein — encoded protein: MGIFGWRTASPLKKAWQLYQQQHWSGAQQYARQMIEENPQPEAYYLLGLIAEQLAQPLEAQKAYEKAIALDPWYAPAHYRLAIVLHDLLEQPRAALPHYQRALEVKPEWVEAHSNLGNAYLDLGETERAIACYQKALSLNPDLPTTLYNLGLCLHAQGNLTEASACYEQSLYLEPGQADVHNNLGSVYLELKNYAAAIRQFQAALSANPELLAAHYNLGYALHLQGNLAAARDRYQEVLLREHKHQQALLQLGQICLSEADFTGAISYYQRCLSLAPLNSTAHAGLATALLETGDPQAALHHFRQAVALDPDAVEVRLNFALVLLMLGRFREGWEEYEWRWQQPSGGLRTYPQPRWQGQSLEGKTLFVYSEQGLGDCIQFVRLLPLMAQRAQRVIFAAYPPLVRLCQMLPGIDVISTEETPPPFDYHTPLLSLPRYLGIDKDHFPKFKPYFPLPAHPPQSIFNVAKPRIGLVWASHSQARTRAQRSCPLEYLLPLLREFDVQWYSLQKERSPAEAEQLRQAGVIDCQSYMGDFLDTAFLIQQLDAVVTIDTAVAHLAGALGKPLWILLPFVADWRWLWQGSRSPWYPSAQLIRQPQRGDWQGAIAQLRTALQSQYQRVSNGIPN
- a CDS encoding ChaN family lipoprotein; its protein translation is MASPLGQRLRQWRSSHPWQPLAFTLAIALFLAGTHRVTAQQVWRGSESVPLQKAYEHWQQKHILYLAETHDSVADHQAQLLILQELQRRGRPLAIALEMIQRPFQAALDAYIAGEMTEMELLEQTQYAQRWGFPWSLYAPIFRFAKEQQIPLIALNTPTEVTRQVARQGLESLGEEDFRYIPPLRDIDLSNTAYRDRLQEIFVAAHQGVSHSMNFDFFYQAQVLWDETMAKVIAKYHQRHPDRLIVVLTGRGHVYFGDGIPQRVQRRLSPNLRQAIILLNPTAMEKAKPRIADWFWQNDPSL
- a CDS encoding orange carotenoid protein N-terminal domain-containing protein, which produces MTYTTDTRFTPSTLATAVQEVTTLFNCLSVDDKLGLLWFIYTETGRSITAAAPGTARLQLAEGLLNQVKALSFDDQLQFMRDLVANVDTPLTRAYGVFSPNTKLAFWYQLAELMKQGFVVPVPPGYTLSRDADRVFEAIKALDFGQQITVLRNAVVAMGVDPLAV
- a CDS encoding response regulator transcription factor, producing the protein MTAKLLLVDDEPGVREAVTAYLEDSGFAVTAVANGQAALEYLETNVPDLIITDIMMPQMDGYAFLEAVRQQPHLSHIPVIFLTARGMKRDRIQGYDAGCDAYLAKPFDPDELVAIIKNLLRRQAAARDEAEPNLANLAQQIAELRAMLVQQGKRNPTAPPIQLDLTPREASVLQLVVKGLMNKEIASQLNTSVRNIEKYVSRLFVKTGTSSRTELVRFALEHGLAD
- a CDS encoding DHH family phosphoesterase; amino-acid sequence: MQSPHSLELTDPIASDSSSTHPELNGNARVKSEASTTDLVKAQVRLSDPRAEALRQMLERHRGTRQLIILQDFPDPDALSSAWTYKLIAEQFEIQCDIAYAGALSHQENITLVRLTGMPLVRWAVQGTKNKDQRDCTCYQGYVLIDNQGTTSQLLPMVQEAGLPAIAIIDHHSLQEAIQAEFTDIRPTTRATATIFTQYLQAGLLTLDSSNPVHVKCATALMHGLRSDTDCLKQAKEEDFLAAAFLSRFIDYQLLNTILQSHRSKQVMDVIERSLKNRSIHNNFSISGVGYIRYEDRDAIPQAADFLVTEENVHTAVVYGLVHDEDEEVELIIGSLRTTKITLDPDEFIKEAFGKDGQGRFFGGGRSQAGGFEIPVGFLSGLNENPEYAKLKWSVYDTQIKQKLLHLVNPKNNVLHGTE